GCCTGCGATCACTACCACCGTTATCCCGAGGATGTCGCGATCATGCGCGATCTCGGCGTACAAACCTATCGGTTCTCCACGGCCTGGCCCCGCGTCAAGCCGGACGGGACCGGCCCGACCAACCAGCGAGGGCTTGACTTCTACGATCGATTGACCGACGCGCTGCTGGCGGCGGGCATCGATCCGATGGTGACGCTCTACCACTGGGACCTGCCGCAGGTGCTGGAGGACCGGGGCGGCTGGACCAACCGCGAGACGGCATACCACTTCGCCGACTACGCGGCCGCGGTCCACGCCCGCCTCGGTGACCGGGTGCGCACCTGGACCACGCTCAACGAGCCGTGGTGCTCGGCGTTCCTCGGCTACAGCTCGGGCGACCACGCGCCGGGGCGGACGGAGACCCCGGCCTCCTTCCGCGCCGCGCACCACCTGCTGCTCGGCCACGGCCTGGCGGTGCAGGCGCTGCGGGCCGGCGGGGCCCGCGAGGTCTCGATCACGGTCAACCTGACCCACGCGACCCCGCTGGACCCCTCGTCGAGCCACGACGTGGACGCGGCGACGATCGTGGACGGGCTGCACAACCGGATCTTCCTCGACCCGCTGCTGCGCGGGCGGTACCCGACCGACATGCTGGCCCTGACGGCCCGGTTCGCCGGGCTCGACCACATCAGGCCGGGCGACGACGCGATCATCGCGGCGCCGATCGACCTCCTGGGGGTCAACTACTACGTGCCGACGATCCTCGCGGCGAAGGTCGGCACGGCGCCGTCGACGCAGTTCCCGGGCACCGAGGGCGTCGTCTTCGTGCCGCAGGACCGGCCGACCACGGCGATGGACTGGCCGATCGACGCGAGCGGCCTGCGGGACCTGCTGCTGCGGCTGGGCCGGGACTACCCGGAGACGCCGCTCATGATCACTGAGAACGGCGCCGCCTTCTACGACGTCGTCGACGGTGACCGGGTCAACGACGCCGACCGCATCGACTTCCTGCGGTCGCACCTGCTCGCCGCCCATGAGGCCATCGCCGCCGGGGTCAACCTGCAGGGCTACCTGGCCTGGTCGCTGCTCGACAATTTCGAGTGGGCATACGGCTACGACAAGCGGTTCGGTCTGGTGCACGTCGACTACACCACGCAGCGGCGGATCCCCAAGGAGTCGGCGCACTGGTTCAAGGAGGTCATCGCGGCGAACGCGCTCGATACGTGAGAGGCTGGGTCCCATGGACTCCAGCGACCAGCAGGTATTCGTCATCGTCGGTGCATCACTCGCCGGTGCCAAGGCTGCGGAGACCCTCCGCGCCGAGGGATTCACCGGCCGGGTGGTGCTGATCGGCTCGGAGACCGAGCGGCCCTATGAAAGGCCGCCGCTCTCCAAGGGATACCTGCAGGGCGCCGAGCCGCGCGACAAGATCTACGTGCACGACCCCGACTGGTACGCCGAGCAGCAGGTCGAGCTGTGGCTCGGACGGACCGTCACCGGCATCGATCCGGCCGAGCACGCCGTCGTGGTCGACGGCACCGAGCGGCTGCACTACGACAAGCTCCTGCTCGCCACCGGCTCCCGGGCGCGTCGCCTCGACGTCCCGGGGGCCGAGGCGCAGGGCGTACTGTCGCTGCGCTCCGCCGAGGAGTCCGACGCGCTGCTCGCGGCCCTCAAGACGGGCGGTGAGGTGCTCATCGTCGGCGCGGGCTGGATCGGCCTGGAGGTCGCCGCAGCGGCCCGGTCGCACGGCTGCAACGTGACGGTCGTCGAGCTCGACTGGGCGCCGCTGCGCCGGGTGCTCGGCGACGAGATCGGGAAGATCATCCGCGACCTGCACGAGGCGAACGGCGTGGCGTTCCGCTTCGGCATCGGCGTGCGCTCCCTCGGCGACCTCGACGGGCACGTGCGCAGCGTCCTTCTCGACGACGGCACCGAGATCGCCGCCGACGTGGTCGTGGTCGGCGTCGGCATCCAGCCGGCCGCGGAGCTCGCGCTCGCGGCGGGCCTCGCCGTCGACAACGGCATCGTCGTGGACGCGTCGCTGCGAACGGCCGATCCGGACATCTACGCCTGCGGCGATGTCGCCTCGTCCTTCCGCCCGTCGATCGACCGCCACCTGCGGGTGGAGCACTGGTCCAACGCGCTCGACGGCGGTCCGGCCGCGGCGCGGTCGATGCTCGGGCAGGATGTCGCCTACGACCCGGTGCCCTACTTCTTCACCGACCAGTTCAACCTCGGCATGGAGTATGCCGGCTTCGCCGACCGGGACGACCGGCTCGTCTTCCGGGGTGAGCCGTCCATCGAGGAAGGCTTCATCGCGTTCTGGGTCTCGGGCACCGGCCGGGTCACGGCGGGGATGAACGTCAACGTCTGGGATGTCACCGACGACATCCAGGCCCTGGTCCGGGCCGGTTGGGCCGGGAACTGCGTCGACCTGGAGAAGCTCGCGGATCCGGCCGTCCCGCTGCGGGATCTGCTGCCCTGATCGCGGTCTTGCCGTGAATCGGACATAACGGCTGTCATCATGATCGGGTGAGCAGCCTCATCTGGCGGTACGTCGCGTTGATCATGGCCGCCGCCCTGATGGGGCCCCTCATCGCCGACCGGCTGCGGCGGTGGGTCGCGATCCCCACCGTCGTCGTCGAGATCGCGCTCGGCATCATCCTCGGCCCGGCGATCCTCGGCTGGGTGCACGACGGGGATGTCGTCGGCGCCCTCGCCGACCTCGGCGTCATGATGCTCTTCTTCCTCGCCGGATACGAGGTCGACTTCCGCCGGATCGCCGGTAAGCCGATCAAGCTCGCCACCGTGGGCTGGATCTGCTCCTTCGCGGTCGGCCTGCTCGTCGCCGGGATCGCCACCCGCGACCTCGGCGCGACGATGGTGGTGGCCGTCGCGGTCTCGACCACGGCACTCGGCACGATCCTGCCGATCGTCCGCGACGCCGGGCTCCTGCCGCAGCCGCTCGGCGCCCGGATCATGGCGGTCGGCGCGATCGGCGAATTCGCCCCGATGATCGCGATCGCGCTCTTCCTCAGCGGTGCCCGGCCGGGTCGGACGATCATCGCGCTCGTGCTCTTCGTGCTGCTCACGGTGGGTGCGGCGCTGTTGGCGATGCGCGAGCCCTCCGAGCGGCTGCGGCGGCTGCTCACCGCCACACTGGGGACGAGCGCGCAGTTCGCCGTACGCCTGTGCCTGCTCGCCGCCGTCGCCTTCGTCTGGATCGCGGTCGCGCTCAACCTCGATATGATCATGGGGGCCTTCGCGGCCGGCATCACGATGAAGCTGGTCCTCGCGACCATCAGCGAGCACGAGGCCGAGCAGGTCGAGTCGAAGCTCGACGGCATCGGGTTCGGGCTGCTCATCCCGATCTTCTTCGTGATGACCGGGGTCCGGTTCGACCTGCGCGCCCTGCTGGCGAGTCCGAAGGCGCTGCTCCTGCTGCCCCTGGTGCTGCTGCTGTTCCTGCTGGCCCGGGGCCTGGTGACATACGTCGTCCACCG
This portion of the Allocatelliglobosispora scoriae genome encodes:
- a CDS encoding NAD(P)/FAD-dependent oxidoreductase → MDSSDQQVFVIVGASLAGAKAAETLRAEGFTGRVVLIGSETERPYERPPLSKGYLQGAEPRDKIYVHDPDWYAEQQVELWLGRTVTGIDPAEHAVVVDGTERLHYDKLLLATGSRARRLDVPGAEAQGVLSLRSAEESDALLAALKTGGEVLIVGAGWIGLEVAAAARSHGCNVTVVELDWAPLRRVLGDEIGKIIRDLHEANGVAFRFGIGVRSLGDLDGHVRSVLLDDGTEIAADVVVVGVGIQPAAELALAAGLAVDNGIVVDASLRTADPDIYACGDVASSFRPSIDRHLRVEHWSNALDGGPAAARSMLGQDVAYDPVPYFFTDQFNLGMEYAGFADRDDRLVFRGEPSIEEGFIAFWVSGTGRVTAGMNVNVWDVTDDIQALVRAGWAGNCVDLEKLADPAVPLRDLLP
- a CDS encoding cation:proton antiporter — encoded protein: MSSLIWRYVALIMAAALMGPLIADRLRRWVAIPTVVVEIALGIILGPAILGWVHDGDVVGALADLGVMMLFFLAGYEVDFRRIAGKPIKLATVGWICSFAVGLLVAGIATRDLGATMVVAVAVSTTALGTILPIVRDAGLLPQPLGARIMAVGAIGEFAPMIAIALFLSGARPGRTIIALVLFVLLTVGAALLAMREPSERLRRLLTATLGTSAQFAVRLCLLAAVAFVWIAVALNLDMIMGAFAAGITMKLVLATISEHEAEQVESKLDGIGFGLLIPIFFVMTGVRFDLRALLASPKALLLLPLVLLLFLLARGLVTYVVHRNDQPEPQRRQLALFAAAQLPLVVVATDLGVERGFIGPDIAASMVGAAMLSVAIYPLLALRVPSRPAPALP
- a CDS encoding GH1 family beta-glucosidase, giving the protein MTQIDEQALATRAAFPEGFRWGVATASYQIEGASAEDGRTPSIWDTFARTPGKVYRGHTGDIACDHYHRYPEDVAIMRDLGVQTYRFSTAWPRVKPDGTGPTNQRGLDFYDRLTDALLAAGIDPMVTLYHWDLPQVLEDRGGWTNRETAYHFADYAAAVHARLGDRVRTWTTLNEPWCSAFLGYSSGDHAPGRTETPASFRAAHHLLLGHGLAVQALRAGGAREVSITVNLTHATPLDPSSSHDVDAATIVDGLHNRIFLDPLLRGRYPTDMLALTARFAGLDHIRPGDDAIIAAPIDLLGVNYYVPTILAAKVGTAPSTQFPGTEGVVFVPQDRPTTAMDWPIDASGLRDLLLRLGRDYPETPLMITENGAAFYDVVDGDRVNDADRIDFLRSHLLAAHEAIAAGVNLQGYLAWSLLDNFEWAYGYDKRFGLVHVDYTTQRRIPKESAHWFKEVIAANALDT